The Nitrospirota bacterium genome contains a region encoding:
- a CDS encoding sodium:solute symporter family protein, which yields MSIITWTWIIVGLTFALYIGIAIWSKARSTGEFYVAAKQVHPVLNGMATGADWMSAASFISMAGLIAFLGRDGAMYLMGWTGGYVLLAMLLAPYLRKYGKYTVPMFVGERYYSQAARVVAVLCAIFVSFTYVAGQMRGVGVVFSRFLEVPINTGVMIGMGIVFIYAVLGGMKGITYTQVAQYCVLITAYLIPAIFISFMLTGNPIPQFGYGSQLSENGMQLLGTSGGYLLDKLNEVQKDLGFAAYTSRGAKSMIDVFMITFALMVGTAGLPHIIIRFFTTPTIRGARASAGWALLFIAILYTTAPAVASFVKLNLIHTLHNKTYTEAPSWFKNWEKTGLIAWKDKNGDGMIQYAKGEPFKGKIAFEPGVVGPHGERVVSTPIDEKNANELYIDRDIMVLANPEIAKLPAWVVALVAAGGLAAALSTAAGLLLVIASAFSHDLVKNVIAPGISEQGELIAARIAAGGAVLVAGYFGIHPPGFVAQVVAFAFGLAASSFFPVIIMGVFWKRTTKEGAILGMLSGIIFTALYIIYFKFVSPEMNKPENWLWGISPEGIGTIGMMINFAVTYVVSKFTKEPPKEVQDMVASLRYPRTIE from the coding sequence ATGAGTATTATTACTTGGACGTGGATTATCGTTGGGCTAACATTTGCCTTATACATTGGAATTGCGATCTGGTCGAAGGCAAGATCTACCGGGGAGTTCTACGTTGCAGCCAAGCAGGTCCATCCTGTCCTGAACGGCATGGCAACCGGTGCAGACTGGATGTCAGCCGCTTCATTTATTTCCATGGCAGGACTGATAGCCTTCCTCGGGAGGGACGGAGCCATGTACCTCATGGGCTGGACCGGAGGGTACGTCCTGCTTGCCATGCTTCTTGCTCCGTATCTCAGGAAGTACGGGAAATACACCGTACCCATGTTCGTCGGTGAACGATATTATTCACAGGCAGCGCGTGTCGTTGCGGTGCTTTGTGCGATTTTTGTCTCTTTTACCTACGTCGCCGGCCAGATGAGGGGAGTCGGGGTCGTCTTCTCGCGCTTCCTCGAAGTCCCTATTAATACCGGCGTTATGATCGGCATGGGTATTGTCTTTATTTACGCCGTGCTCGGCGGAATGAAGGGTATCACCTATACACAGGTCGCACAATACTGCGTCCTGATCACCGCATACCTGATCCCTGCCATCTTTATTTCGTTCATGCTGACCGGAAACCCCATTCCCCAGTTCGGGTACGGCAGCCAGCTCAGTGAAAACGGCATGCAGTTATTGGGTACAAGCGGAGGGTACCTGCTCGACAAGCTGAACGAAGTGCAAAAGGACCTGGGGTTCGCTGCCTATACGAGCAGGGGCGCCAAGAGCATGATTGATGTCTTCATGATCACCTTCGCCCTTATGGTAGGCACGGCGGGGCTGCCGCATATCATCATACGGTTTTTCACCACCCCCACCATTCGGGGCGCCCGCGCATCTGCAGGATGGGCGCTGCTCTTTATCGCCATTTTATATACCACCGCCCCTGCTGTCGCATCATTTGTGAAACTGAACCTGATCCATACGCTGCATAACAAAACCTACACGGAGGCTCCGAGCTGGTTCAAGAACTGGGAAAAAACCGGCCTGATCGCGTGGAAAGACAAAAACGGTGACGGAATGATCCAGTATGCAAAGGGAGAACCTTTCAAGGGAAAAATCGCCTTTGAGCCCGGCGTGGTCGGACCTCACGGTGAAAGGGTTGTCTCAACCCCTATCGATGAGAAAAATGCCAATGAACTCTATATCGACAGGGATATCATGGTTCTGGCAAACCCCGAAATTGCCAAACTCCCTGCATGGGTCGTTGCGCTTGTCGCTGCAGGTGGTCTTGCTGCCGCACTTTCCACTGCTGCCGGACTTCTCCTGGTCATCGCGTCCGCGTTTTCCCATGACCTTGTGAAGAACGTTATCGCTCCGGGCATTTCTGAGCAGGGGGAATTAATCGCTGCGAGAATTGCTGCCGGAGGCGCGGTGCTGGTTGCAGGGTATTTCGGCATTCACCCGCCGGGGTTTGTGGCGCAGGTCGTTGCGTTCGCCTTCGGACTTGCCGCGTCATCGTTCTTCCCTGTCATCATTATGGGAGTCTTCTGGAAGAGAACCACAAAGGAAGGCGCCATACTCGGAATGCTGAGCGGTATAATCTTCACCGCTTTGTATATCATCTATTTCAAATTCGTCAGCCCAGAAATGAACAAGCCTGAGAACTGGCTCTGGGGTATTTCCCCCGAGGGCATCGGGACTATCGGGATGATGATCAACTTTGCAGTAACCTATGTCGTATCAAAATTCACAAAAGAACCTCCGAAAGAGGTGCAGGATATGGTTGCAAGTCTCCGTTATCCGAGAACCATAGAATAG
- a CDS encoding DUF4212 domain-containing protein, whose amino-acid sequence MAEKDKLEAYWKQNLTYIIILLSVWFAVSYLCGILLADALDSIRLFGFPLGFWFANQGSEVTFVLLILIYVKLMNALDAKYDVHEQ is encoded by the coding sequence ATGGCAGAAAAAGACAAACTTGAGGCATACTGGAAACAGAATCTCACGTACATCATCATTCTCCTTTCAGTCTGGTTTGCCGTTTCCTATCTGTGCGGAATTCTTCTTGCCGATGCACTGGACAGCATCCGGCTTTTCGGTTTTCCCCTTGGTTTCTGGTTTGCAAACCAGGGGTCAGAGGTGACCTTCGTTCTGCTCATTCTGATCTATGTCAAGCTGATGAACGCGCTTGACGCCAAATATGACGTGCATGAGCAGTAG
- a CDS encoding 3'-5' exonuclease produces the protein MGNLLGAYRDRLLQKISRKKDLHPGVLKYLKVAGEIDQNVPISDATYVVFDTELTGLNVKKDSIVSIGALKMHGSRIDLHEIYYRVVDPKAQLTGTSVLIHEITPSEASECPNIDVLLPEFLDFCGNGIIIGHFVHIDLAFLNKEMTRILGFPLQNPAVDTQKIYKWIRTQEEQVCAFHAGLSEDVDLLSLARRYSISVSNVHNALDDAFVTAQLFQRFLNQAQKFGLRTVADLVRTGHPK, from the coding sequence ATGGGCAACCTGCTGGGAGCATACAGGGACAGACTCTTGCAAAAGATCTCAAGGAAAAAAGATCTTCATCCGGGCGTCCTGAAGTACCTTAAGGTCGCCGGAGAGATAGATCAGAACGTCCCGATCAGCGATGCCACGTATGTTGTTTTCGATACAGAGCTTACTGGACTGAACGTCAAAAAGGACTCGATCGTCTCGATCGGTGCGCTGAAGATGCACGGCAGCCGAATCGATCTTCACGAGATTTATTACCGGGTCGTCGACCCGAAGGCACAGCTGACCGGCACGAGTGTCCTGATCCACGAAATCACCCCGTCTGAAGCCTCCGAATGCCCGAACATAGATGTCCTTCTTCCCGAATTTCTCGACTTCTGCGGAAACGGGATAATCATAGGCCATTTCGTACACATTGACCTTGCCTTTCTGAACAAGGAAATGACCAGAATACTTGGATTTCCCCTGCAGAACCCGGCCGTCGATACCCAGAAAATATATAAATGGATAAGAACCCAGGAAGAACAGGTGTGTGCATTCCATGCCGGCCTGTCGGAGGATGTGGACCTACTGAGCCTCGCCAGGCGATACTCAATTTCTGTGAGCAATGTGCATAATGCGCTTGATGATGCATTTGTCACTGCACAGCTTTTTCAGAGGTTCCTGAATCAGGCGCAGAAGTTTGGTCTCCGTACTGTCGCAGATCTTGTAAGGACAGGACATCCAAAATAA